In the genome of Bacteroidia bacterium, the window TTGATTTAGTTGGGTTTACCCCGAATGAAGAGTTTGAGCATTTCTAATGCGCAATCGTGGTAAAAATTACTTGAAAATCTAACTAATCCTAGTCTCGAAACTCGTTTTAAAATTTCTTTTGGAATTTAGCTTAATTGAATGGGGGCATTTTTGAACCACCAAAAATACTTGCTTCCTGATTTGTAAATGAGTAGGAAGTAAGGCTATGCTGAAATTGTAAGAAATGCAGGGTATCCAAGACTTTAGGTAAAATTTACATTTCTTATTTTTTATAAAACCTTGAATAGTAAAGATTTGAAAATAAAAACAGGGAGGCCGAACTGTTATTCCAATTGTAAGGTTAGAAGAAAAAAAAAGGGAAAATCCAATTTTGGATTCTCCCTTTTTTATTGGAAAATAATAGACTATTTAATTTTGTCTTTCATTTTTCCTCCGCCGTTTCCACCAGTTGGGGCAACAACATTGTCTTTCATTTTTCCACCACCAGCAGGAGTTGTAACATTGTCTTTCATTTTTCCTGTTTCTGGTTTTTTAGGCTCTTCTTTTTTAGGCTCATCAGCTGGTTTTTTAGCTGGTTTTTTACTGCCTTTGCCTTTTTTTGCAGCTTCTTCAGCAGCAGCAATGCTATCTTGTTTCATTTTCTCCAAAGCAGCAGCAATGCTATCTTGTTGAGCTTTCAAGGCTTCAGCGGCTTGGATAGAATCTAGACGAGCTTTTTCTACCTGAGCAATACTATCCTTGCGAGCGTTTTCACGAGCCTCAAGCTCTTCTTTGCTTGGTCCGCAGGAAGCTAAAAAGCCTAGTCCTGCTACCATTACAAGTGAATAAATTTTTTTCATGTTCTGGATTTTTGGATTATTGATGAGGATGCAAAATTAGAAGTAATAACATATCAATCTTAAATTAAAACGTAAAATATCAACGAGAAATCAACTATTTACAACCAATCTTAATAGGTTATCAATTCTCGGTCCGAACTTCCATCTTCGTATAGATTGATTACTGCAAAAGCCGGAGGAAATTCCTGACAGTTGCCTCCCCACCAGGCACCACAAACTGCCCCATTGCAATAGTATTTTACACCCAAATATTCCGCTTCATCTACCAAATGGATATGTCCGCTTAAACAAACTTTTACATTTGGATATTTGTAAAATAAATCTTTTAATTGTTTGGCATCCTGATGCATCCAAGCTCCCGGAACATTCCAGTTATTTCTTTTTAAATTGTCACCATCGAAAAAAGTACATACAGCCAAAATAGGAATGTGACTCAAAATACAAATGAATTTCTCCTTTGGAACCGATGCTAATTCTTTTTCCAGCCAATCCATTTGAGCTTCATCCAATTTTGCCCAATATCCTGCTATGGATCGGGGATGTGTACTATCCAAAACAATAAAATGCCAGTTACCTTTGGTAAAACTATAGTAGCGATTGCTTAACTGAAGTTCTTC includes:
- a CDS encoding metallophosphoesterase: IHVHKRRNFRIAHLTDIHVEPGSVAPKGMAKALQKAQTLPDKPDFILNGGDCIMDSLNRNKDEVKAQWEVWQSVLKNELHTEMHSCIGNHDVWGWSNVGNKKKRDPLYGKAWATEELQLSNRYYSFTKGNWHFIVLDSTHPRSIAGYWAKLDEAQMDWLEKELASVPKEKFICILSHIPILAVCTFFDGDNLKRNNWNVPGAWMHQDAKQLKDLFYKYPNVKVCLSGHIHLVDEAEYLGVKYYCNGAVCGAWWGGNCQEFPPAFAVINLYEDGSSDRELITY